The genomic interval CCGCTGCCCGCGGTCAGGGAGTCCCCGAAGGCGACGATCGCGCCGCGCGCGCTCTCGCTGCGGACGTCCACGGCGGTCAGATAGCGCCAGTGGGTGGTGCTGAAGGTGCCGCGTTCGTCGATCAGGTACGAGGTCTGGTGCGTGTGGGGGTGGTAGGTGACCGGCCCGCCCGCCCGCGGGGTGCGGAAGCCGACCTGGAGGTCGGAGTCGGGGGCCACGGGTACCACGACCGGGTCGCTGATGGCCTGTCCGCCCGCCGCGACGGTGACGACGGCGGAGCCCTTGAAGGTCACCGGCCGGGTGTTGACGGTGGCCTGGTCGACGACCAGGGGGCCCGTGCCGAAGAGGTTCGACAGGGTTATCCGGGCGACCTCTCCGCCGATGCTGGTGTGCACGACGTTACGGATGGTGCGCCCGGGGAGCCCGTCCTCGGTGCCCGGTTCGGCGCGGACGGGCGCGGCGGCCCAGGTGGTGACCCACCTGCCGCCCGAGGTCGCGGGGGCGACCGGGTTACGGGCCGCCGCCTGGGTCTCGGCGGGCGGGAGCGGTGTCGACCGTGGGCCGGAGAGCAGCGTCGTACCGAAGGCGACGGCGGCGGCGAGCACGGCTGTGCCCGCCACTAGGGCGATGAGCAGGGCATACCCCTGGCGCCTGGGCATGTGCGGTGTTTCTCCTTGTGATGATCGTGCTGGTCCCATGATGCGACAGGCCGTCGGGAACTCGACGTGCGGCCCGGGAGTAGGGGAGGCAGGGACAATGCGTACGTCACGGGGGCGAGGCGCACGCGGACGGGTGGAGCGGATGGAACGGACCGGATCCGGCGAGCAGGAGCAGGGCGAGGACGCGGTGCAGAAGTCGGAGCGATCGGAGCGATCGGTGCTGCCGCCGGCACAGGCGACGGGGCAGGGACAGGGGTCGAGGGCGGGGGCGGGCCCGCTGGCCTCGTTCGCGTACACCGCCGCCGACGAGGAGAAGCAGCGCGGCGTACGGCGCATGAAACTCACGGCCACCGGCCTCCTTCTGCTCGTCGCGCTCGTCTACGTCCTGGCCACCTGGGCGAAGAACTCAGGCGTGGAGGGCTGGCCGGGCTACGTCGCGGCGGCTGCCGAGGCGGGGATGGTGGGCGCGTTGGCGGACTGGTTCGCCGTCACGGCGCTCTTCCGGCGCCCGCTCGGCCTGCCCATTCCGCACACAGCCATCATCCCCACCAAGAAGGATCAGCTGGGACAGTCACTCGGTTCCTTCGTTGGCGAGAACTTTCTCTCCGGGGACGTCATTCGTGACCGAATTCACGCTCTCGGGGTCGGCCGGAGGCTCGGTGTGTGGCTCGCGGAGCCGGCCCACGCCGACCGGGTCACCGCCGAGCTGGCGACGGCCCTGCGCGGCGCGCTCACGGTCCTTCGGGATTCCGATGTGCAGGCGGTGGTCGGCGAGGCCATCACCCGGCGCGCGGACGCGGCGGAGGTCGGCCCGGGCCTCGGCAAGATGCTGGAGAAGGTCGTCACGGACGGCGGTCACCGCAAGGTCGTCGACCTCGTCTGTGTCCGGGCACACGACTGGCTGGTGGAGCACGGCGACTCGGTGATGAACGCGGTTCAGGGCGGAGCCCCCGGCTGGACCCCGCGGTTCGTCGACAAGCGAGTGGGCGAGCGGGTCTACAAGGAACTGCTGCGATTCATCACGGAGATGCGGGACATGCCGGAGCACCCGGCGCGCGGCTCCATCGACACGTTCCTGACCGATTTCGCGTCCGACCTCCAGAGCGACGCCGACACCCGGGCCCGGGTGGAGCGGCTGAAGTCGGAGATCCTGGGCCGGAGTGAGGTCCAGGACGTCATCGCCTCGGCCTGGTCGTCCGTACGGACGATGATCCTCTCGGCGGCGGAGGACGAGCGCAGCGAGCTGCGGCTGCGGGCCCGTGCCTCGCTGATGTCGCTGGGTGCGCGGCTGTCGAGCGACGAACGGCTCCAGGGCAAGCTGGACGGCTGGCTGGAGGACGCCGCGGTGTACGTCGTGACGACGTACCGCGCCGAGATCACCTCGCTGATCAGCGAGACGGTGGCCGGCTGGGACGCGGACCAGACCTCGAAGAAGATCGAGGCGCACATCGGCCGCGACCTCCAGTTCATCCGGATCAACGGCACGGTGGTCGGCGCGCTGGCGGGCCTGGCGATCTACACGGTGTCGCACGCGCTGAGCGGCTGAGCGGTCCGCCGGCCCGCCCTCGGCGGTGGGGTCGGGCCGGCGAGCCGGACCGAGGGGTACGGGGAGGTGTCGGGTGGGGGCGGTCACGACGACGGTGACGGTCGAGGACGGCGAAGCGACGGGCGGATCCGGCCCCGTACGCCTCTCCTGCACCGACCACGGCGGCGAGGGCCCGCCCCTCCTCCTGCTGCACGGCCTGGCCGGTCATTCCGGCGAGTGGGAGGCGCTGGCCGCCCGGTTCGCGTCCACGCACCGGGTGATCGCCTTCGACGCCCGGGGCAGCGGGGCGAGCACCCGCCGCCCCGGGGACGTGACGCGGGCGGCGCACGTCCGCGATGTCCTCGCGGTCGCGCACCGGTTCGGACTGGCAGGGGAGGACACGGTGCTGGCCGGCCAGTCGATGGGCGGCCTCACCGCGCTGCTGACGGCGGCGGCCCACCCGGAGGTGTGCCGCGCGCTGGTCCTGATCGAGGCGGGCCCGGCGGGGCCGAGTCCCCAACTGCCGGACCGGATCGGTGACTGGCTCGACTCGTGGCCGGTGCCGTTCCCGGACGCGGGGGCGGCCGAGGCGTTCTTCGGCGGCGGGCCGGCGGGCCGGGCCTGGGCGGCGGGGCTCGTGCCGGGCCCCGGCGGGCTGCACCCCCGGGTCGACCGGGACGTGATGGTCGCCACCGTGCAGGAGAACGCGCACCGGCACTACTGGGACGACTGGGACGAGTTGCGCTGCCCGGCGCTCGTGGTGCGCGGCGAGCACGGCACGATGAAGCCGGACGAGGCGGACCGGATGCGGTCCCGGCACCCCGGGACGCGGATCGGCGTGATCCCGGGAGCCGGCCACGACGCCCACCTGGACAACACGGCTGCGGTGTACGGGGAGATGGCGGCCTTCCTCGCGGCCGTGTGTGACCCCCTTCACACCGGTCACCGTCCTGGCTCCGTCGGTCCGGGTGGCGGGAAATGAACTCCGAGGGGCCCTCGAGACCGTTGGGATACGGCCCCAAGGGCACCCAGCGGGACAATACGGGCTGTTCATCTTCCGGCCATCTGGAGCCATAGGGGCAGCTCAGGCCGGTGAACGGACGGGAGTGGCCGAGTCCGCACCCCTGGTCCGGAGGGGTGTTTTGCCGCGCTTTTCATGTAGTTGCAGCCATCTGGGCAATACGTCACCGATGTCGGACCTGTTAACCGGAGTCGTCACTGTCCGAAATCGATTGTTGACGGAAAGAATCGGCACGGGATACCTTTCCCACCGTAATGATCAATCCTGCACGCGGATATCGGTGAGGAATCATGGGAATGGTTACCCAGGCTCTGAACGACTACCGATTGAGCGAGTCGGAGGCGGAGAAATTGGGCGAGTTATCCTCACTCGCCGCACGCTTATCGGACTCGATACCCATCGTCGTCTCGGGGCTCCTCATGGACCTCCCCGGCGGAATGCGAAGAAGGGTCCTGGATTTCGCCTCGGACGTGGAATCCAACGGATACTGCATGCTGCGCGGCGTTTCGGTGGGAGAACTGCCGAAGACTCCGCAGGCACATGAGGCCCATGTCCTCGACGGCCACCCGACCAACGGAACCCTCCTGCTCGTCGCGGATCTCCTCGGCTCGCTGACCGGATATCAGGACGAGAAATCGGGCGCGCTCTTCCACGACGTGCATCCCGTACGCGGCGAGGAAAGCCGAATAGAGAACAGTGGATCGGTCGCCTTCGACTTCCACACCGAGAACGTGCACCACCCGCTCCGTCCCGACTACCTGGGCCTGCTCTGCCTGCGCCAGGACCACGAGCAGATCGCCGCGACCCGTGTCTCCTCCGTGCGCGACGCGCTGCCGCTGCTGACGGACGGCGAGGTGGCGGAGCTGCGGAAGCCGCAGTTCCACAGCCTCTACCCGACCTCGTTCACCCGGAACATCCCCGGCCCCCGCCCCTCGGCAGGCCCACACCCGGTGATCTTCGGCCCGGCCGGCCGCCCGTTCATGCGCTTCAACTCGCACAACACCGCGGGCGATCACCCGCGGGCGCGGGCCGCGCTGCGGGCCCTGGCCGCTGCGCTGGAGCGGGTCTGCCACGACCTGGTGCTCGCGCCGGGCGACCTCGTCGTCCTGGACAACCACGTCGTGGTCCACGGCCGCACCGCGTTCACCCCCCGCTACGACGGCCAGGACCGCTGGCTGCGCCGGTTCTACTCCCTGCGCAGCGCCCCGCTGTGGGCCCAGCGCATGATGCGGCACCCGCGCGTGCTGCCGGCGATGACGGACATCCGCGGGGTCGTCTGACCCCGGCGGCGACAGGACCCGGCCCCGGGAGCCGGGGCCACGTCACGTGAATGAGGAAGAGTGGAACTGTACGAAGTGCTTGGCCTGCTCGTGGCCGCGACAGCGGCCGGCTGGGTGGACGCGGTGGTCGGCGGTGGCGGGGTGCTGCTCATCCCGGTGCTCCTGCTGGCCTTTCCCGGGTATTCGCCCGCGGTGGCGCTGGGCACGAACAAGATCGCGGCGGTCATGGGCACCGCGACCGCCGCGTACATGTACCAGCGGCGCACCAAGCTCGACCGCTCGGTCCTGCTGCCCGCCGCCGGGCTCGCGGTCCCCTTCGGCGCACTCGGCGCGCTGTCCGCGTCGAGCGTTCCCACGAGCTATTTCCGGCCCGTCATCATGGGGCTGCTCATCACGGTGGCGCTCTTCGTGGCCTTCCGGCCGAGTTTCGGGGTTCAGCAGAGAGACATCGTGGTCACCCCGCGCCGCCGCAATGCGGCCATCCTCATCGCGGGAGTCGGCATCGGTTTCTACGACGGGGTATTCGGGCCCGGCGTCGGCACCTTCCTCATCATCTCCTTCACCACGCTCCTCGCGACACAGTTCCTGGAGAGCGCGGCCATGGCGAAGGTGATCAACGCCTCCTCCAACCTGGGGGCCCTCGCGATCTTCGCCTGGCAGGGAAACGTCCTGTGGGCCCTCGGCCTGGGAATGGCCGTGGGTAACATCGCCGGCGCGATGATCGGGTCGCGCACCGCGATGAAAAGAGGATCCGGATTCGTCCGGGTCGTTTTGGTCCTCGTGGTCACCGGGATGGTGGCCAAGATGGGATTCGATCAGTTCGCCTGACGGAAATTCATCCGACTACGGAAGAGGTTCCATGGCAAGGGAATTATCCGGGCTGTTGACGCTGACCGATTACGAGCAGGCCGCAGCGTCCGTTCTCGACGCCGCTACCTGGGCGTACGTGGCGGGCGGCGCCGACACCCAGCTCACGGTCCGTGCCAACGCGGAGGCCTTCGACCGGGTCTGGCTGCGCCCCCGTGCCCTCGGCGGGACGGGCGTCAAACCCGACACCTCGGTGACCGTCCTCGGGCAGCGGCTGGCCCTGCCCGTCCTGCTCGCCCCGACCAGCCCGCAGCGCCTCCTCCACGAGGACGCCGAGATCGCGACCGCCCGCGCGGCCGAGTCGACGGGCACCGTATCGATCGTCAGCACCGACAGCCACTACGCCTTCCCCCAAGTGACCGGCGCGGTCGGCAGCGACAGCTGGTTCCAGCTCTACGCCTACCGGTCCCGCGACGACGTCGTCGCGACGATCGCCCTGGCGGAGGACGCCGGCGCGACCGCGCTCGTGGTCACGGTCGACGCCAACTACGCGGCCCGCCGCATCAGCACCCGGCGCGCGGGCTTCCGCACCCCCGCGAACGTCGACTTCGGCAACCTGCGCGCGCTGGGCGTGCTCACCGGCGACATCCCGGACGGCGCGCGCATCGAGCGCCTGCCGCTGACCTGGGACGACCTGGAATGGATCCGGTCCCGTACGCGGTTGCCGATCGTGGTCAAGGGCATCCTGCGGGCCGAGGACGCCGAACGCTGCGTCGCCCTGGGCCTCGACGGCGTCATCGTCTCCAACCACGGCGGCCGCCAACTCGACGGCGCGGTCCCCAGCCTGTTCGCCCTGGAGCAGGTGGCGGCCGCGGTCGACGGCCGCGCCCTGGTCCTCATGGACGGCGGCATCCGCTCCGGCGTCCACGTCGTCAAGGCTCTCGCGTACGGCGCGGACGCGGTGTGCGTCGGCCGCCCCTACCTCTGGGGCCTCGGCCTGGCCGGACAGCAGGGAGTGGAAGCGGTCCTCGACCTCCTCAGGGGCGAGATCGAGGACACGCTGCTCCAGCTCGGCGCGGACTCCGTCGCCGACATCGACGCCGGCTTCGCCGTCGACGCCCGCGGAACCACGAGCACGGCCGCACGCTGAGGCCCCCGGCCTCCCGAACCAGCCCTCCATACACGTCACTTGGCAAGGAGCTCTCTCAGTGACCGCTGCTGCTTCCGCGCCCTCCGCGACCGTCCACTTCTCGCGTGGCATCCCTCCGCTCGAAGCGATCCCATCCGCCGCCATCGCGGAGCTGACCGGTTCGATCCTCGCCTCCGAACCGGACCGGGTCTTCCAGTACGCGCCCATCGGCCACCACACCGGTGACCGTGAACTCCGCGTCCAGCTTGGTGCGTTCCACGCCGTCGACCCCGACCGAGTGTTCGTCACCAACGGCTCGCTCCAGGCCCTCGACCTGCTCGCCGCCCATCTCCTCAAGAACGCACCCGGCAGGAAGGTCCTCGCGGAGGCGCCGACGTACGACCGCGCCGTCCAGATCTTCGAGCGGCACGGGGGGCAGGTGTCCGGGATACCGCTGCGGCACGACGGCCTCGACCTGGACGTCCTGCGCGAGCGCGTGCGTACGGAGGTGCCCGCGTTCGTCTATGTCATCCCGGACTTCCAGAACCCCGCCGGGGTGACGACGAGCGAGGAGAAGCGGCGCGAACTGGTGCGGCTGTCAGCGGAGTTCGGATTCACGATTCTGGAGGACATCCCGTACCGGGAACTCCGCTTCGCCGGCACGGCCCCCACGCTCCTCGGTGAGCTCGCCGACTCCGTCGACGGTGCCCGGGTGCTCACCATCGGCTCGCTGAGCAAGGTCCTCAGCCCGGGACTGCGCGTCGGTTACGTCATCGGCGCACCCGGCACCCCGAGGGCCCTGGCGGCGCTCGCGGAGAGCACCTACCTCTCGCCCGCCCCGCTGCTCCAGGCGGTCGCGGCGCGGGCCTTCGCGAGCGGCCTGGTCCGGCGGAACATCGACGAGGTCCGGAACCTGCTGCGGCCGCGGCACGACACGGCGGTCGAGGCGGTGCGGAAGTCGCTCGGCGACGTCGCGCTGTGCGTGCCCGAGGGCGGCTACTACATCAGCGTGCATCTGCCGGTACGGACCGCGGAGGAGAAGTTCCTCGCGGCGGCGGGCGCCGAGGGCATCGCCCTCACCCGCGGCTCGGCGTTCTACCCGGCGGACTCGGCACCGCCGTCCGGAACGGTGTTCCTCCGGCTGCCGTTCCAGACCCTGAGCGGCGAGGAGTTCGCCGAGGGCGTCGCACGGCTCGCCACGGTGGCGCAGCGGACGGAGTAGGAGCGGCGAGGATGCCGCAACCGGGGGGACGAGGAGGGGAAAGGGACACGATGGCCACGGCCGAACAGGGCGCCGGGGACGGCACGGACGAGGCGCCCGGGCCGGATACGGGGACCCGCGCGGGGACCCGGGCCGCAGGCACCCCGGATGTGGCGACCGGGGATGCGGGGGCCCCGGGCGCAGGGGCCCCTGGCGGGGGCGCACAGGCTGTGTCCGGGCGGCGGGGGCTGCTGGCGGACGCCTCGCTCTCCGCCGTCCTCGCGGGCCTGATCACGGTCGTGGTCTCGTGCTCCGGCCCCCTCCTCGTGGTTCTCGCGGCAGCGTCCGCCGGCCACCTGACCGACGCGCAGACCGCGTCATGGGTGTGGGCGGCGTGCGTGGGCAGCGGTGTGACGTGTGCCGTTCTCAGCTGGTGGACCCGGATGCCGGTGATCACCGCGTTCTCGACGCCGGGTGCCGCGGTCCTCGTCGGCAGCCTCGGGGACTACACCTACCCGCAGGCCATCGGAGCCTTCCTGGTCAGCGGTCTCCTCATGGCGCTGGTCGGCCTGACGGGCGTCTTCGGCCGGGTCATGCGCCGCGTACCGCCCGGAATCGTGGCGGCCATGCTGGCGGGCGTGCTGTTCTCCTTCGGCGTCGACCTGTTCTCGGCGCTGGACGGCGCGCCTCTTCCGGTTCTGGCCGCCCTGGCCACCTACCTCGCGGTCAAGCAGCGATCGCCGAGATACGCGGTGGCCTGGGCCCTGCTGGCGGCCGTGGCCGCCACCTCCGTCGCCCCGGGCATCCACGCCTCGTCCGTCGACGTCGGGCTGACCCTTCCCGTCTTCACGGCACCGGAGTTCAGCGTTTCGGCGTTCGTGGGCCTGGCCGTCCCGCTGGCCGTGGTGACGATGGCCTCGCAGAACGCGCCCGGGCTCGGAGTGCTGGCGGCCTGTGGCTACCGTCCGAACGACCGGCTGCTCATCACCGTGACCGGGCTCGCCTCGACGGTGCTCGCGCCACTGGGAGGCCACGCCGTCAACCTGGCGGCGATCACGGCGGCGATCAGCACGGGCGAAGAGGCCCACCGTGACCCGCGACGCCGTTACGTGGCCGGTCTGGCGTCCGGTGTCTTCTATCTGCTGGCGGGCGTCTGCGGAGCCGCCCTAGTCGGGCTGTTCACCGTGCTGCCGCCCGAGCTCATCGCCGTCATCGCGGGGATCGCCCTGCTCGCCACGTTCTCCACGAGCCTCGCGCAGGCGGTGGCGGACGAGCAGGGCCGGGACGCGGCGGTGGTCACCTTCCTCACCACGGCCTCCGGTGTCACCCTCGGCGGCATCGGGTCCGCTTGCTGGGGACTCGTCCTGGGCCTGGTGACGCACCTGGCGCTCACCGCCAGGAGGCGGCGCGGCGCCCAGGAGGACGCGGCGTGAACGATCCGGTGGCGCGACGCCCAGGAGAGGCGGGGGCCACGGCCCGGAGGAGGTGCGGCGGTCACTCGCAGCCGACGCCGTCCCCGTCACGGTCCAAGTGCCGCCCGTAGCCCGGGTCCCCGGTCCGGATGGGCGCGGCGCCCGCGTTCCGTACGGCGGTGCAGTTCGCGTAGGAGACGCTGCCGCCACCACCCCCACCACCACGCGTACCGCTCCCGTCGGAGGAGGAGGAAGAGGAGGACTCGCCCCACGGCTCGCACCCCACGCCGTCGCCGTCGCGGTCCAGGTGGGGTGCGTAGCCGGGATCACCCTTCTCGACGGGAGCGGCCCCGGCGGCGCGTGCGGCGTCGCAGTTCTTGTAGTACGCGGGTGCCGGGTCCGTCGCCTCCGGGGCAGGGGTCGAGGCATTCGAGACGGGAGTCGGAGTCGTTTCAGGGGTGGCCGCGCCGACGGTGATGCGGACGACGGCGGTGGCGGCGGGGACCTCGGTGCCCTTCACGAGGACCTCGTACGTGAGCTCGTCCTCGCCGGCGTACCCGTCCCCGGCGGTGTAGGTGACCGTGGTCCCGGACACCGATGCGGAACCGTGCTCGGGCTCGGTGTCGATGCTCAGGGTCAGTTCGGCGGGGTCGTAGGTGTGGAGCAGCGCGGCCCGGTCCCCGTTCTCCAGGGTGACGGAGTCGTTGTCGAGGACGTCCACGTCCAGGCTGTTGCCCACGTCCGTGCTCTGCTCGTCGTCCATGAGTGCCAGCGCCCGATCCACGGAGGCCGAAGAACCGGCCGACGCGGCGGCCTTCCCGCCCTGGGCGTCCGTGTTGCCGTCGTCGCCTCCGCACCCCGTCAGGATCAGCGCGAGCGCGCCCGCTCCGGCCGATATCCGTATGCGGAGGAACCCGTGCCTGGGCCGCCGTGACTGCTTCCTCGTCTGCATGTGTTGCCCCCAAGGCCGAACTCTGTGCTGTGGAGCAGCCGATGCTCGCAGCGCGCCCGGGCTCGCATCAGGGGCATGTCGGAAGCGAAGCGGAATTGTGATGAGAGCGTGTACAAAGCGTGTAGGGGCGGTCGGAGGGAGACGTGGGAGGCGAGAGAAGAGCCGAGGTTCGGGAGCGAGAGAGCGAAGGGGCGAGGGAGCGAAGGGAGCGACGGGCAGGGTGACGGCAGCGGTCGGCGCCGACCACCCCCGGTCCTTCACGGCAAGCCACCACGGCGTCCCGTATGAAGGACCGGCCGTCCGATATCGACGAAACCGTCCTGGCCGCCACCCTCGGGGCCTGGGGCATCGAACCCGTCCTGCTCACCCACGCCCCGGTCGCCTTCGGCGACCACCACTGGGTCGCGGCCGACGCGGAAGGACGGCAGACCTTCGTCACGGTCGCCGACCTCGCGCACAAGCCGCACTGCGGACGGGATGCGGCCGGGGCGTGGACAGGTCTGAGCCGCGCCATGAACACGGCCGCGATGCTCGAATCCGCCCTCGGTGAAGCGGCGTCGGTGGCACCACTACGCACCGGCGGTGGCGGGACGCTGCTCCGCCTGACCGACCGGTACGCCGTGAGCGTCTTCCCGTACGTGGACGCGCCCGCCGGCCACTTCGGCCAAGTGCTGGACCCCGGGGCGCGAAGAATGCTGGTGGAGCGCCTGACCCAACTACACATCACGCGAGCCCCGTTGGCGACCCCAGTGCATGACCCGGCGTTGCCGGCTCGCGGGGTGATCGAAGTCGGCCTGGCCGATCCACAGCGTTTCCGCGCGGATGCGGGCCCGTACGCGCAACGGTGCCAAGCCCTGCTGGCAGCCAACTGCACAGCGCTGCACGCAGCGTTGGGCCGTTTCGACAGCAGCACGGCAAGGCTCACGTCCGAGGCGTCGACCTCTCCCGCCACCGCCGCGGTGGTCACCCACGGCGAGCCCCACCCCGGCAACGTCCTGGACCCCGGAGGCCGTACCCTCCTGGTCGACTGGGACACCGTCGCTCTCGCACCGCCGGAGCGCGACCTCTGGCTCGCCACCGACGCCCCGGAGGACCTGTCCCGTTACGCCGAACTCACCGGCCACCGCCCGGACCCGGAGCTGCTCGCGTACTACGAACTCCGCTGGGCCCTGGACGACATGGCCGCCGCGCTCGACATCTTCGGCGCCCGGCACCCGGACACGGCCGACACGCGGCAGGCGTGGGAGGGCCTGGTCGACGCGGTGACCGCGCCGGCGGACGGTCGGCGCTAGGGCGCCTCTTTCGGATCATGGTTAGGCGGCATCCCACTCTGCTTGCAGCCAGCTGAGTTGCACCCCGCTGAGCGGCGGCTCAAAACCTGCAGGGAACATGAGCGTGAATGGCTGTGGCCACATGTATTCAAGCCCGTGCTCCTCACAGTGCAGAGCGATGAGATGCGGCCCCGCCCCGCAAGCCTCGCGCTGGTAGAAGCGGTCATGCGCCTGACAGAAGTAGGAGAACACCGCGCAGTCGTCCTCGTCAGTCGGCTCGTGGAAGCCGGGGTCCCGGACGATCAGTGTCACCGGTTCCTGACGGTTGAACCGGGGAATGGGCCGAGGATCGCGCCACAGCAGTCGAGGGGGAAGCACACGATCATTCTGTGCCAAGGGCGGCTTCGAGTCAGCGCGCGGACCAGATGAAGATGCCCGCGAGGTGGAGTGCCGCCTGGTAGATGGTGGCGGTCTTGTCGTATCGGGTGGCCAGACCGCGCCACTGTTTGAGCTTGTTGATGCACCGCTCGACTGTGTTGCGCTGTTTGTAGGCGTCGCGGTCGAAGGCCGGTGGTCTGCCGCCATGGCTGCTGCGGCGTTTGCGGTTCGCGGCCTGGTCGGCGGGCTGTGGGATCACCGCCCGGACCCCGCGCCGGCGAAGATGAGCGCGGACCGCGCGGGACGAATACGCCTTGTCGGCCAGGACCACCTCCGGCGTGGTCCTGGGACGGCCGGTCGGCCGGGGCACCCGTAGCCGGGCCATTACCTGGGTGAACGCGGGTGCGTCACCTGCCTGGCCGGGCGTGAGAACGAAGGCGAGCGGCCGACAGCGGCTGTCCGCGGCAAGGTGGATCTTTGTGGTCAGCCCGCCGCGGGACCGTCCGAGGGCATGGTGGTCCGGCTCGTCGGCCGGGGCCCCTTTTGACGGGCCCCGGCAGCGTGCTGATGAGCTCGGACGACGGTGGAGTCGACCGCGACGACCCAGTCGAGGTCGCCTTCGGCGTCGGCCTGGGCCAGCAGGGCGGTGAAGACCTTCTCCCACGTGCCGTCGGTGGCCCACTTCCGCAGCCGGTTATGAGCGCCCTTCCATGATCCGAAGTGCTCGGGCAGGTCCATCCACGGCGTCCCGGTGCGGTACTTGAACGCGATCGCGTCGATCACCTGCCGGTGATCCCGCCACCGCCCGCCCCGCTTCGGAGTCCGGTCCGGCAGCAGCGGCTCGATCCTCGCCCATTGGGCGTCAGTCAACGACACACATCAACCAACGATCAGATGATCCGAAGGAAACGGCCTAGGTCCTTTCGTTCGGATCACCGGACAGACCGGAGCAGAGATGCCACGTCAGCTTGGCACTTCCTCCCGATCGCCCGTCCTCGCTGGCGGCGATGGCGGTGCCGATGGCCTGCTGGCGTTCCCGCACGGGCGGTGGACGGCCAACCGTTCAGGCGGCGGGGAAGTAGTGGCCGTTGTCCAGATCGGCGATAAGGCGGGGCTGGGCGGGTTCCCAGCCGAGGGTGCGGCGCGTGATGGCGTTGGACGCCGGGTAGCTCTGCGTGACGATGTTGGTGAGGAATCCGAAGTAGCCCGGTGTCATCAGGGAGTCGTCGGGGATGCTCACGGCGGGCAGGCCCAGACGGTCGGCGAGGGCCTCGGCGATGTCGCGGAAGGGGGTGCCCTCGTCCTCGACCGCGTGCCAGTAGCTGCCGGCCGGCCCGTTCTCCAGGGCCAGGCGGAACAGGGCG from Streptomyces sp. CA-278952 carries:
- a CDS encoding benzoate/H(+) symporter BenE family transporter, coding for MATAEQGAGDGTDEAPGPDTGTRAGTRAAGTPDVATGDAGAPGAGAPGGGAQAVSGRRGLLADASLSAVLAGLITVVVSCSGPLLVVLAAASAGHLTDAQTASWVWAACVGSGVTCAVLSWWTRMPVITAFSTPGAAVLVGSLGDYTYPQAIGAFLVSGLLMALVGLTGVFGRVMRRVPPGIVAAMLAGVLFSFGVDLFSALDGAPLPVLAALATYLAVKQRSPRYAVAWALLAAVAATSVAPGIHASSVDVGLTLPVFTAPEFSVSAFVGLAVPLAVVTMASQNAPGLGVLAACGYRPNDRLLITVTGLASTVLAPLGGHAVNLAAITAAISTGEEAHRDPRRRYVAGLASGVFYLLAGVCGAALVGLFTVLPPELIAVIAGIALLATFSTSLAQAVADEQGRDAAVVTFLTTASGVTLGGIGSACWGLVLGLVTHLALTARRRRGAQEDAA
- a CDS encoding excalibur calcium-binding domain-containing protein, encoding MQTRKQSRRPRHGFLRIRISAGAGALALILTGCGGDDGNTDAQGGKAAASAGSSASVDRALALMDDEQSTDVGNSLDVDVLDNDSVTLENGDRAALLHTYDPAELTLSIDTEPEHGSASVSGTTVTYTAGDGYAGEDELTYEVLVKGTEVPAATAVVRITVGAATPETTPTPVSNASTPAPEATDPAPAYYKNCDAARAAGAAPVEKGDPGYAPHLDRDGDGVGCEPWGESSSSSSSDGSGTRGGGGGGGSVSYANCTAVRNAGAAPIRTGDPGYGRHLDRDGDGVGCE
- a CDS encoding phosphotransferase family protein, translating into MKDRPSDIDETVLAATLGAWGIEPVLLTHAPVAFGDHHWVAADAEGRQTFVTVADLAHKPHCGRDAAGAWTGLSRAMNTAAMLESALGEAASVAPLRTGGGGTLLRLTDRYAVSVFPYVDAPAGHFGQVLDPGARRMLVERLTQLHITRAPLATPVHDPALPARGVIEVGLADPQRFRADAGPYAQRCQALLAANCTALHAALGRFDSSTARLTSEASTSPATAAVVTHGEPHPGNVLDPGGRTLLVDWDTVALAPPERDLWLATDAPEDLSRYAELTGHRPDPELLAYYELRWALDDMAAALDIFGARHPDTADTRQAWEGLVDAVTAPADGRR